In a single window of the Phaeobacter sp. G2 genome:
- a CDS encoding thiamine phosphate synthase — protein sequence MDNASEAPEAPQIYLISPPSFELGRYPDMLARVLDSTEISCLRLNLASRDEDTLSRAGDALREVCHARDVAIVISDHQILAERLGLDGVHLNDASKSVRTARKALGPDAIVGSFCGASRHDGISAGEAGADYVSFGPVGTSGLGDGAVAETELFHWWSQMIEVPVVAEGGLTEDLIRTVSPFTDFFGLGEEIWNSEDPVATLSRFMAAMR from the coding sequence ATGGATAACGCCTCAGAAGCCCCCGAAGCCCCGCAGATCTACCTGATCTCTCCCCCGAGCTTTGAGCTGGGTCGCTACCCTGACATGCTGGCCCGTGTCTTGGACAGCACCGAGATTTCCTGCCTGCGGCTGAATTTGGCCAGCCGGGATGAGGACACGCTCAGCCGTGCCGGCGATGCCCTGCGCGAGGTCTGCCATGCCCGCGACGTCGCCATTGTGATCAGTGACCACCAAATCCTGGCCGAGCGTCTGGGGCTGGATGGCGTGCACCTGAACGATGCCTCCAAATCTGTCCGCACCGCCCGCAAGGCGCTGGGACCGGATGCCATTGTGGGCAGCTTCTGCGGCGCCTCGCGCCATGACGGGATCAGCGCCGGGGAAGCGGGTGCCGACTACGTGAGCTTTGGGCCTGTTGGCACCTCCGGGCTGGGCGATGGTGCCGTGGCCGAAACAGAGCTGTTTCATTGGTGGTCGCAGATGATCGAAGTGCCCGTGGTGGCCGAGGGAGGCCTGACCGAGGATCTGATCCGCACGGTGTCGCCCTTTACCGATTTCTTTGGTCTGGGCGAAGAGATCTGGAACAGCGAAGATCCCGTTGCCACCCTCAGCCGTTTTATGGCGGCTATGCGCTAA
- a CDS encoding DUF4198 domain-containing protein, whose protein sequence is MIRSVFLPGLSLAALLASTLPALAHEFWIEPEKYQVDSDESLTAGLRNGQMFKGARLPYFDRRIDRFDIVQGGEVTPYRGRMGDMPALVLDSLTPGLLIALHETTPELVTYKSWEKFAAFAEAQGFEDIQARHQARGLPDANFGEDYTRHAKLLVAVDQGAGDDRAFGLQTEFVALQNPYTLPLPGDGSAAEIPVQLLYQGAPRANAQVELFERAPDDSVQRQLFQTNDSGIVQLPVRAKRRYLLNAVVLRPVRAADSGSAQAEIKAVWETLWASLVFATP, encoded by the coding sequence ATGATCCGCTCTGTTTTTCTACCAGGTCTCAGCCTTGCCGCCCTTCTGGCGTCGACGCTCCCGGCGCTTGCCCATGAGTTTTGGATTGAGCCAGAGAAATATCAAGTAGATTCCGACGAATCCCTCACGGCCGGGCTCAGAAACGGGCAAATGTTCAAAGGCGCCCGCCTGCCCTATTTTGACAGGCGCATTGACCGGTTCGACATCGTGCAAGGGGGCGAGGTCACGCCCTACAGGGGCCGGATGGGGGATATGCCCGCCCTGGTCTTGGACAGCCTCACCCCCGGCCTGCTGATCGCCCTGCATGAAACCACGCCGGAACTGGTAACCTACAAGAGTTGGGAGAAATTTGCCGCTTTTGCCGAAGCCCAAGGGTTTGAGGACATCCAAGCCCGCCATCAGGCCCGAGGCCTGCCAGATGCCAATTTTGGCGAAGACTATACCCGCCATGCAAAACTACTGGTGGCTGTTGATCAGGGTGCGGGCGATGATCGGGCCTTTGGCCTGCAAACTGAGTTTGTGGCTTTGCAAAACCCCTATACCCTCCCCCTGCCAGGGGATGGCAGCGCGGCAGAAATACCGGTGCAACTGCTGTATCAGGGCGCTCCCAGAGCCAATGCCCAGGTCGAGTTGTTTGAGCGCGCGCCAGATGACAGTGTTCAGCGCCAGCTGTTCCAGACCAATGACAGCGGCATTGTTCAGCTTCCGGTGCGAGCCAAGCGGCGATACCTGCTGAACGCCGTGGTGCTGCGCCCGGTGCGGGCAGCAGACTCAGGCTCGGCGCAGGCAGAGATAAAAGCAGTCTGGGAAACACTCTGGGCCTCTTTGGTTTTTGCCACGCCCTAG
- a CDS encoding HupE/UreJ family protein produces the protein MAARAHEITPTIADFEVSDGQLRLQLRLNIEAFVAGIDLDDRTDTNSSDQSADYDLLRNMAQDELDPMVRLFVEDWLPTIQVQAAGPVHLQLEKLTIPQVGDASLPRSSVLELTGSVPGSARYLTLTWPERSGAVVLRQNAVPEPYTGYLLGGVRSPDIGLTGGAVQSGWEVFQSYLPVGFDHILPKGLDHILFVLGLFFLSTRLRPLLWQVTTFTLAHSITLALGALGLVSVNAALVEPLIAASIVFVAVENIFSRRLHLWRPVVVFAFGLLHGLGFASVLGEFGLPQNQVIPALLGFNVGVELGQLTVIALAYGALGYWFGKHPKYRGRVAIPASVTIALIGSYWFYERVFL, from the coding sequence ATGGCCGCGCGCGCGCATGAGATCACGCCGACAATCGCAGACTTTGAAGTCTCTGACGGCCAGCTCAGGCTGCAGCTGCGGCTGAACATCGAGGCCTTTGTTGCGGGTATTGATCTGGATGACCGCACAGACACCAATAGCAGCGACCAGTCGGCCGATTACGATTTGCTGCGCAACATGGCTCAGGACGAGCTGGACCCCATGGTGCGGCTGTTTGTCGAAGACTGGCTGCCCACCATACAGGTACAGGCCGCAGGGCCGGTGCATTTGCAGCTGGAGAAGCTCACCATCCCGCAGGTGGGGGATGCCAGCCTGCCGCGCAGCTCTGTACTGGAGCTCACCGGGAGTGTGCCCGGATCTGCGCGCTATCTGACCCTCACCTGGCCAGAGCGGTCCGGGGCGGTGGTCTTGCGGCAGAACGCTGTGCCGGAACCCTATACTGGCTATCTTCTGGGCGGGGTGCGCTCTCCTGATATTGGCCTGACGGGGGGCGCGGTGCAAAGTGGTTGGGAGGTGTTTCAAAGCTACCTGCCCGTAGGGTTTGATCACATCCTGCCCAAGGGATTGGATCATATTCTGTTTGTGCTGGGGCTGTTTTTCCTCAGTACGAGATTACGACCCCTGTTGTGGCAGGTGACCACCTTTACCCTGGCTCATAGCATTACCCTGGCGCTGGGCGCCTTGGGCCTGGTGAGCGTCAACGCGGCCCTTGTGGAACCCTTGATTGCGGCTTCGATTGTCTTTGTCGCGGTGGAGAATATCTTCTCCCGTCGCCTGCATCTCTGGCGCCCTGTGGTGGTGTTTGCCTTTGGGCTGTTGCATGGGCTTGGCTTTGCCTCGGTGCTGGGGGAGTTTGGCCTGCCGCAAAATCAAGTCATTCCGGCCTTGCTCGGCTTTAATGTCGGGGTCGAGCTGGGACAACTGACAGTGATCGCCCTGGCCTATGGCGCCCTGGGCTATTGGTTTGGCAAACATCCCAAATACCGTGGGCGGGTGGCTATCCCAGCATCGGTGACCATCGCGCTGATTGGCAGCTATTGGTTTTATGAACGTGTGTTCCTGTAA
- a CDS encoding COX15/CtaA family protein: protein MSKRSIFEEVAGDKPETAPAVTPGMIDRGRRGARGAIRAWLTVLFALVVAMIVVGGLTRLTDSGLSITEWRPVTGAMPPLTEVDWQAEFDKYKQIDQWRIENQWMELADFKEIYWWEWGHRQLGRVMGLIWAVGYLGFLITKKIPTGWAGRLALPGLLGGVQGAIGWWMVSSGVTQGEGMTAVASYRLATHLGLAFVILGVIAWFILQLGRSERDLMQARRAKEAKIFGLSTGLLHFAFLQILLGALVAGIDAGRSYTDWPLMGGQVIPPNPLMFEPIWRNFFENPGLVQFIHRVSGYLLFAFGVVVWLKGRGSAHPLTRSAFSLSFAILCLQILLGVVTVIYGAPWQAAILHQLVAVALWVAILRARFLAGYPISTSIKDH, encoded by the coding sequence ATGAGCAAGCGCAGCATTTTTGAAGAGGTCGCGGGCGACAAACCCGAGACCGCCCCAGCCGTCACTCCGGGCATGATTGATCGCGGCCGTCGCGGCGCGCGTGGCGCCATTCGGGCGTGGTTGACGGTGCTCTTTGCCCTGGTGGTCGCCATGATTGTGGTGGGCGGGCTGACCCGGCTCACGGATTCGGGGCTGTCCATCACCGAATGGCGGCCGGTGACCGGGGCCATGCCGCCGCTAACAGAGGTGGACTGGCAGGCCGAGTTCGATAAATACAAGCAGATTGACCAGTGGCGTATTGAAAACCAATGGATGGAACTGGCTGATTTCAAAGAGATCTATTGGTGGGAATGGGGCCATCGCCAGCTTGGCCGCGTCATGGGGCTGATTTGGGCTGTCGGATATTTAGGCTTTCTCATCACCAAGAAAATACCCACCGGATGGGCGGGTCGGCTTGCCCTGCCGGGACTGTTGGGCGGCGTTCAGGGCGCTATTGGCTGGTGGATGGTGTCCTCTGGCGTGACCCAGGGCGAAGGCATGACCGCTGTGGCCTCCTATCGCCTGGCGACGCACCTTGGGCTGGCCTTTGTGATTTTGGGCGTTATCGCCTGGTTTATCCTGCAACTGGGACGCAGTGAGCGAGATCTGATGCAGGCGCGCCGCGCCAAAGAGGCAAAGATCTTTGGCCTCTCTACCGGCTTGCTGCATTTTGCCTTTCTGCAAATCCTACTGGGCGCCCTGGTGGCGGGGATTGACGCCGGGCGGTCCTATACCGATTGGCCATTGATGGGCGGGCAGGTGATCCCACCAAATCCGCTGATGTTTGAGCCGATCTGGAGGAATTTCTTTGAAAATCCGGGGCTAGTTCAGTTCATTCACCGGGTCAGCGGCTATCTCTTGTTTGCCTTTGGCGTGGTGGTCTGGCTGAAAGGACGTGGATCGGCGCATCCGCTTACCCGCAGCGCCTTTTCCTTAAGTTTTGCAATTTTGTGCCTGCAAATCCTTTTGGGTGTGGTCACCGTGATCTACGGTGCCCCCTGGCAGGCCGCGATCCTGCACCAACTGGTGGCGGTCGCCCTTTGGGTTGCAATCTTGCGGGCGCGTTTTCTGGCGGGCTATCCCATTTCAACTTCGATCAAGGACCATTGA
- a CDS encoding RNA methyltransferase produces the protein MSSHLPQPAFVLVRPQMGENIGAAARAMWNFGLDRMRIVAPRDGWPNPKAVAMASGAGRLLDEAILADDLPAALEDCSFVFATTARPRELVKPVYSPEAAMKLAAQKIKAGEKVAVLFGPERAGLENDDISRANAIISVPVNPEFASLNLGQCVLLTAYEWQRQTQEIADEVIELGKTDWATGHDVEALVSHYESRLDEAGFFFPLTKAAGMKVVFRNMFSRMPLTRADVQMLHGIMRQMVRWRHKDDPGGDGPENGSGNAPEK, from the coding sequence ATGTCCAGCCACCTGCCACAACCTGCCTTTGTCCTAGTCCGTCCGCAGATGGGGGAAAACATTGGTGCTGCGGCCCGTGCCATGTGGAACTTTGGCCTTGACCGTATGCGTATCGTTGCGCCGCGTGATGGCTGGCCCAACCCCAAGGCCGTTGCCATGGCATCAGGCGCTGGGCGGTTGCTGGATGAGGCGATCCTGGCGGACGATCTGCCCGCCGCCCTGGAAGACTGCTCCTTTGTTTTTGCCACCACCGCGCGCCCGCGGGAGCTGGTCAAACCGGTCTATAGCCCAGAAGCGGCGATGAAGCTGGCGGCGCAAAAGATCAAAGCCGGAGAAAAGGTTGCGGTGCTGTTTGGTCCGGAACGCGCCGGGCTGGAAAACGATGATATTTCCCGCGCCAATGCCATTATCTCGGTGCCGGTGAACCCGGAATTCGCCTCGCTGAACCTGGGCCAATGTGTGTTGTTGACGGCCTATGAATGGCAACGCCAAACCCAAGAGATCGCAGATGAGGTCATTGAGCTGGGCAAAACCGATTGGGCAACGGGGCACGATGTGGAGGCCCTGGTCAGCCACTATGAGAGCCGCCTGGACGAGGCTGGCTTTTTCTTTCCACTAACAAAGGCGGCGGGCATGAAGGTGGTGTTTCGCAATATGTTCAGCCGCATGCCTTTGACCCGTGCCGATGTGCAGATGCTGCATGGCATCATGCGGCAGATGGTGCGCTGGCGGCACAAAGACGACCCTGGCGGGGACGGGCCGGAAAATGGTTCAGGAAACGCGCCAGAAAAGTGA
- a CDS encoding carboxypeptidase M32: protein MSIFDTLMAYERDTQALGQIAGRLGWDQETMMPRGAGAQRGEEMAAIEAVLHARRSSPQVAEWLATAEAPDVVGEAQLREIKRSYERSVKVPADLARRLARVTSEAQGKWAAARADEDVAAFLPVLQEVVALKREEGQALAAGGDVYDAMVEDYEQGTSAGEIAAIFDAMRPGLVDLRARVLDKPAPEALQGRFPEGAQMKLTRKLAKTFGYDMSHGRVDKAVHPFSSGSGLDVRITTRTSEEDPFNCFYSTIHEVGHGAYEQGISRDYLLTPLGRGVSMGVHESQSRIYENQIGRSAAFTSWLYGEMRDTFGEFGISDADAFYKAVNTVHKGYIRTEADELQYNLHIMLRFDLERALMAGDLEVGDLEAAWNDRFEADFGYRVDKPSNGCLQDVHWSVGLFGYFPTYSLGNVYAGCLNEKMRAELPGLDAELESGNTSSATNWLRQNLQQHGGLRSPQETIALAAGADPSPAPLMHYLEEKFTGLYDL from the coding sequence ATGAGCATTTTTGACACTTTGATGGCCTATGAGCGCGACACGCAGGCGCTGGGGCAGATCGCCGGGCGTCTGGGCTGGGATCAGGAAACCATGATGCCGCGCGGCGCAGGCGCACAGCGGGGCGAAGAAATGGCCGCCATCGAGGCGGTTTTGCACGCGCGCCGTTCCTCGCCGCAGGTGGCCGAGTGGCTGGCCACAGCGGAAGCACCGGATGTGGTGGGGGAGGCGCAGCTGCGCGAGATCAAGCGCAGCTATGAGCGTAGCGTCAAGGTTCCCGCCGATTTGGCGCGCCGTCTGGCTCGTGTCACCTCTGAGGCGCAGGGCAAATGGGCCGCCGCGCGCGCCGATGAAGACGTCGCCGCCTTCCTGCCGGTGCTGCAAGAGGTAGTGGCCCTGAAGCGCGAAGAGGGCCAGGCCCTGGCGGCGGGGGGCGATGTCTATGACGCCATGGTCGAGGACTATGAGCAAGGGACCAGCGCTGGCGAAATTGCGGCGATCTTTGACGCCATGCGCCCCGGTCTGGTGGACCTGCGGGCGCGGGTACTAGACAAGCCTGCGCCAGAGGCGCTGCAGGGCCGCTTCCCCGAAGGCGCTCAGATGAAACTGACCCGCAAACTGGCTAAAACCTTTGGCTATGACATGAGCCACGGCCGGGTAGACAAAGCCGTGCATCCCTTTAGTTCGGGCAGTGGGCTGGATGTGCGCATCACCACCCGCACCAGCGAAGAGGACCCCTTTAATTGCTTCTACTCCACCATTCACGAGGTTGGCCACGGGGCCTATGAACAAGGGATCAGCCGTGACTACCTGCTGACGCCCCTGGGGCGGGGTGTGTCGATGGGGGTGCATGAAAGCCAAAGCCGAATTTATGAAAACCAGATCGGCCGCAGTGCCGCCTTTACCAGCTGGCTCTATGGTGAAATGCGCGACACATTTGGCGAGTTTGGCATTTCGGATGCAGATGCGTTCTACAAGGCGGTGAACACCGTGCACAAAGGCTATATCCGCACCGAAGCGGATGAGCTGCAATACAATCTGCATATTATGCTGCGCTTTGATCTGGAGCGTGCCCTGATGGCGGGTGATCTGGAAGTTGGCGATCTGGAAGCCGCCTGGAACGATCGTTTTGAAGCGGACTTTGGCTATCGTGTCGACAAACCGTCAAACGGCTGCTTGCAGGATGTGCACTGGTCCGTTGGTCTGTTTGGGTACTTCCCCACCTATTCCTTGGGCAATGTCTATGCGGGCTGCCTGAACGAAAAGATGCGGGCGGAACTGCCGGGGCTGGACGCTGAACTGGAAAGTGGCAATACCAGTTCTGCAACCAACTGGCTGCGCCAGAACCTACAACAGCACGGTGGTTTGCGCAGCCCACAAGAGACGATTGCCCTGGCCGCTGGCGCCGACCCCAGCCCGGCGCCGCTGATGCACTATCTGGAAGAGAAATTTACCGGCCTCTATGATCTGTAA